A stretch of Pseudomonas sp. CCC3.1 DNA encodes these proteins:
- a CDS encoding class I adenylate-forming enzyme family protein has translation MDISTLFTQAACKWPQALAIKDLRSQRELTFAELNHALDDFGAGLEELGVGKGERVALLADTSLDYLLADYGCMAHGRVRVPLDPSLAPSELLAQIKDAGARVLLFGTGHSRVAATLIEQGVVCLALDEVRVQRPADAPARDAQARTGLASLNYTGGTTGAPKAVMHTHASLCAVLQNIVMARAALPGDVLLNVRPLWPIAAVALLAHLLSGGQLTLVERFEASTFVSQLQQHRAAFSSLVPTQLLRVLREPSLAEPDLSTLKSIDIGAAAIAPSVLDDACQLFGPRLSVLYGMTEAPWTCYLSAAHMGQLRRNGESAEGLVGRPVFAAGLRIDRPDDQGMGEIMLAGPQLMAGYWQQPELSANVLQDGWLRSGDLGRIRADGHLQVMGRSKEIIRSGGKSIQPGEVIECLLAHPQVADAHVFGLADLEWGERVCAAVVLKPGTEACGEQLQSHCQQLLSRFKVPRQVYFVATLPRSHYGKIQLNRLLEQLG, from the coding sequence ATGGACATCAGCACACTGTTTACCCAGGCGGCCTGCAAGTGGCCGCAGGCGCTGGCGATCAAAGACCTGCGCAGCCAGCGTGAGTTGACCTTTGCCGAACTCAATCATGCCCTTGATGACTTCGGCGCCGGGCTGGAAGAGCTGGGTGTGGGGAAGGGCGAGCGGGTCGCTCTGTTAGCCGATACCAGCCTGGATTATTTGCTGGCCGATTACGGCTGCATGGCCCATGGACGGGTCCGCGTGCCATTGGATCCGTCGCTGGCACCGAGTGAGTTGTTGGCGCAGATCAAGGATGCCGGGGCACGTGTGCTGCTGTTTGGTACCGGTCATTCCCGTGTCGCGGCAACGCTGATCGAGCAGGGCGTGGTCTGTTTAGCCCTGGACGAAGTCCGCGTGCAGCGCCCGGCCGATGCACCGGCGCGCGATGCACAAGCGCGCACGGGGCTGGCGTCGCTGAACTACACCGGCGGCACCACCGGAGCGCCCAAGGCGGTGATGCACACCCACGCCAGCCTGTGTGCGGTGCTGCAAAACATTGTCATGGCCCGTGCGGCGTTGCCCGGCGATGTGTTGCTCAACGTGCGCCCGCTGTGGCCGATTGCGGCGGTTGCGCTGCTGGCGCACCTGCTCAGCGGGGGGCAACTGACCCTGGTCGAGCGTTTTGAGGCCTCGACCTTTGTGTCGCAGTTGCAGCAACACCGGGCCGCATTCAGCTCGCTGGTGCCAACGCAGTTGTTGCGCGTACTGCGCGAGCCGAGTCTGGCCGAGCCGGACCTGAGCACCTTGAAGAGCATCGACATTGGTGCCGCCGCCATTGCACCGTCGGTGCTGGACGATGCCTGCCAGTTGTTCGGCCCGCGTTTGAGTGTGCTGTACGGCATGACCGAAGCGCCCTGGACCTGCTATTTGTCGGCCGCACACATGGGGCAATTACGACGCAACGGTGAAAGTGCCGAAGGGCTGGTCGGGCGCCCGGTGTTTGCCGCCGGGTTGCGCATTGACCGCCCTGATGATCAGGGCATGGGCGAAATCATGTTGGCCGGGCCGCAACTGATGGCGGGTTATTGGCAACAGCCGGAGTTGAGCGCCAACGTGCTGCAGGATGGTTGGTTGCGCAGCGGCGACCTGGGGCGAATCCGCGCCGATGGCCACTTGCAGGTCATGGGCCGCAGCAAGGAAATCATCCGCAGTGGGGGTAAAAGCATCCAGCCGGGCGAAGTCATCGAGTGCCTGTTGGCGCATCCGCAGGTGGCGGATGCCCATGTCTTTGGTCTGGCGGATCTGGAGTGGGGCGAGCGGGTGTGCGCGGCGGTGGTGCTCAAGCCCGGCACTGAAGCCTGTGGCGAGCAACTGCAAAGCCATTGTCAGCAACTGCTGTCGCGCTTCAAAGTGCCGCGTCAGGTGTATTTCGTGGCCACGTTGCCGCGTTCGCACTACGGCAAGATCCAGCTCAACCGGCTGCTCGAGCAGTTGGGTTGA
- a CDS encoding IclR family transcriptional regulator, whose amino-acid sequence MDTSSHPLAAEAGQEKTGNGGRVQVIDRSIVLLRTLARLKHGASALDLAKLTGIDRTTIHRLLKTLNHWNLIESQGGTYRIGAESLIYSSAYLNRLNLRKIALPFTIELQRVIGERQAIVSLSIPVGDEVVLIERMWTPSTPLNVIVDLADQFPIDGSPSGRAILATYSAEQARNLLGEERWQLVDPTLQKIRDEQDFAFGHEEFKPGLHSVAYPIRPANGCAVGALVIAGLDMEDQTHPGSALASHLRRTCQSIAAQMAPN is encoded by the coding sequence ATGGACACTTCTTCACACCCACTTGCCGCAGAGGCCGGACAGGAAAAAACCGGTAACGGCGGACGCGTTCAGGTCATCGACCGTTCGATTGTGCTGCTCAGAACGCTGGCCCGGCTCAAGCACGGTGCTTCCGCCCTGGACTTGGCCAAACTGACCGGCATTGATCGCACCACCATCCATCGCCTGCTGAAAACCCTGAACCACTGGAATCTGATCGAGTCGCAGGGCGGTACGTATCGGATCGGCGCTGAGTCGCTGATTTATTCGTCGGCTTATCTCAACCGCCTCAACCTGCGCAAGATCGCCCTGCCCTTTACCATTGAGTTGCAACGCGTGATCGGTGAACGGCAAGCGATTGTGTCGCTGTCAATTCCGGTGGGTGACGAGGTGGTGTTGATCGAACGGATGTGGACACCCTCCACGCCGCTGAATGTGATTGTCGATCTGGCAGATCAGTTTCCTATCGACGGCAGCCCCAGCGGGCGCGCCATTCTGGCGACTTACAGTGCAGAACAAGCCCGAAACCTGCTGGGTGAAGAACGCTGGCAACTGGTCGATCCCACACTGCAAAAAATCCGTGACGAACAAGACTTTGCCTTCGGCCACGAAGAGTTCAAACCCGGCTTGCACTCGGTTGCGTATCCGATTCGCCCCGCCAACGGTTGCGCGGTCGGCGCGCTGGTGATCGCCGGGCTGGACATGGAAGACCAAACCCATCCGGGCTCCGCACTGGCCAGCCATTTACGCCGCACATGCCAGAGCATTGCCGCGCAAATGGCCCCCAACTAA
- a CDS encoding SRPBCC family protein: MASASAVIDIPASADQVWQLVGGFNSLPDWLPMIVKSEAGEGGRLRRLQTEDGTVIVERLEGFDNAGKTYCYSITEGPFPVTDYLATLLVEAHGDASRVTWSGRFTPAGISEAEAQALFQGVYQGGLDALRANFSR; this comes from the coding sequence ATGGCATCGGCATCCGCGGTTATTGATATTCCGGCTTCGGCCGATCAGGTGTGGCAATTGGTGGGTGGCTTCAATTCGCTGCCGGATTGGCTCCCGATGATTGTCAAAAGCGAGGCGGGCGAGGGTGGTCGTCTGCGTCGCTTACAGACCGAGGACGGCACGGTCATTGTCGAGCGGCTTGAGGGGTTCGATAACGCCGGTAAAACCTACTGCTATTCGATCACCGAAGGCCCGTTTCCGGTGACTGATTACCTGGCCACCTTGCTGGTTGAAGCGCACGGTGATGCTTCGCGTGTGACCTGGTCCGGGCGTTTTACCCCGGCCGGGATCAGCGAGGCAGAGGCGCAAGCACTGTTTCAAGGCGTTTATCAAGGCGGACTGGACGCACTGCGGGCTAACTTTTCGCGTTGA
- a CDS encoding aldehyde dehydrogenase (NADP(+)): MSTVTGHNFIAGTRSAAGTTTLQSLDASTGEALPFHFHQATSEEVDRAANAADEAFAAFRQLSPERRAEFLDAIADEIDQLGDDFVALVCRETALPAGRIQGERGRTSGQMRLFAKVLRRGDFLGARIDLALPDRKPLPRVDLRQYRIGVGPIAVFGASNFPLAFSTAGGDTAAAFAAGCPVVFKAHSGHMATADQVGCAIIRAAEKTGMPKGVFNMIFGAGVGEPLVKHPAIQAVGFTGSLHGGNALSKMAAEREQPIPVFAEMSSINPVIVLPQALAARGAAVAKDLAASVTLGGGQFCTNPGLVIGVRSPEFSVFVEQLTQHMSEQAPQTLLNAGGLRNYAKGIEHLIKHAGITHLTGNSQSGTQAQPQLFKADVSLLLNKDPLLQEEVFGPATILIEVEDDAQLKAALLALRGQLTATLIGEPADLAHYQWLVPILEQKVGRILVNGYPTGVEVCDAMVHGGPYPATSDARGTSVGSLAIDRFLRPVCYQNYPDALLPEALQNSNPLGLQRLVNGEWSSQAID; encoded by the coding sequence ATGTCGACCGTAACAGGCCACAACTTTATCGCGGGCACCCGCAGCGCTGCGGGCACCACCACCCTTCAAAGCCTGGACGCCAGCACGGGTGAAGCGCTGCCGTTTCACTTTCATCAGGCCACATCCGAAGAAGTCGACCGCGCGGCCAATGCCGCCGATGAAGCCTTTGCTGCCTTTCGCCAACTGAGCCCTGAGCGCCGCGCAGAATTTCTGGATGCCATCGCGGATGAAATCGACCAACTGGGCGACGACTTTGTGGCCCTGGTATGCCGCGAAACCGCACTGCCTGCCGGGCGTATTCAAGGTGAACGTGGTCGCACCAGCGGCCAGATGCGTCTGTTCGCCAAAGTACTGCGTCGTGGGGACTTTTTAGGGGCCCGCATTGATCTGGCGCTGCCAGACCGCAAACCACTGCCACGCGTCGATCTGCGTCAATACCGCATTGGCGTAGGGCCGATTGCCGTGTTCGGCGCCAGTAACTTTCCGTTGGCGTTCTCGACAGCCGGTGGCGACACCGCTGCCGCGTTTGCCGCCGGTTGCCCGGTGGTGTTCAAGGCCCACAGCGGGCACATGGCAACGGCTGATCAAGTGGGCTGCGCGATTATCCGCGCCGCTGAAAAGACCGGCATGCCCAAGGGCGTGTTCAACATGATCTTCGGCGCTGGCGTCGGCGAGCCGCTGGTCAAGCATCCGGCCATCCAGGCCGTGGGCTTTACCGGGTCGCTGCACGGCGGTAACGCGCTGAGCAAAATGGCCGCCGAACGCGAACAGCCCATCCCGGTCTTTGCCGAGATGTCGAGCATCAACCCGGTCATCGTCTTGCCTCAAGCCCTGGCAGCGCGCGGCGCGGCCGTGGCCAAGGATCTGGCGGCCTCTGTCACCTTGGGTGGCGGTCAGTTCTGCACCAATCCCGGGCTGGTTATCGGGGTACGTTCGCCTGAGTTCTCGGTATTTGTCGAGCAGTTAACCCAGCACATGAGCGAACAGGCGCCGCAGACCCTGCTCAACGCTGGCGGGCTGCGCAATTACGCCAAGGGCATAGAGCACCTGATCAAGCACGCCGGTATTACCCACCTCACCGGTAACAGCCAGTCGGGCACGCAAGCACAGCCGCAACTGTTCAAGGCCGATGTCAGCTTGCTGCTGAACAAAGACCCGCTGCTGCAAGAAGAAGTCTTCGGCCCGGCAACCATCCTCATCGAAGTCGAAGATGACGCTCAGCTAAAAGCCGCATTGCTGGCCTTGCGCGGGCAACTGACCGCAACCCTGATCGGCGAACCAGCCGACCTTGCGCACTATCAATGGCTGGTGCCGATTCTTGAACAAAAGGTTGGGCGGATTCTGGTCAACGGCTACCCGACTGGCGTTGAGGTGTGTGACGCCATGGTGCACGGCGGCCCGTACCCGGCGACCTCGGACGCACGCGGCACGTCGGTGGGTTCGCTGGCCATTGATCGGTTCCTGCGCCCCGTGTGTTACCAGAACTACCCCGACGCCCTGTTACCCGAGGCGTTGCAGAACAGTAACCCGCTGGGCTTGCAGCGTTTGGTAAATGGCGAGTGGAGTTCGCAGGCGATTGATTGA
- the gudD gene encoding glucarate dehydratase: MNAEHSHHASKAPVVTSLQVIPVAGHDSMLLNLSGAHGPFFTRNIVILKDSSGNTGVGEVPGGERIRETLEDARSLVVGQPIGNYQSILNQMRTTFAARDAAGRGLQTFDLRITIHAVTAMEAALLDLLGQFLEVPIAALLGEGQQRDAVKMLGYLFYIGDRQQTDLAYRSEADAHDWFRLRHEKAMTPDAVVRLAEAAQAKYGFNDFKLKGGVLRGAEEIEAVTALAERFPNARITLDPNGAWSLKEAIALCRDQHHVLAYAEDPCGAENGYSGREVMAEFRRATGLPTATNMIATDWREMGHAIQLQSVDIPLADPHFWTMQGSVRVAQMCHEWGLTWGSHSNNHFDISLAMFTQVAAAAPGEITAIDTHWIWQDGQRLTREPLQIVDGHVKVPAKPGLGVEIDMDAVANAHELYKGMGLGARDDSVAMQFMIPGWKFDNKKPCLVR, encoded by the coding sequence ATGAATGCCGAGCACTCACACCACGCATCAAAAGCCCCGGTCGTCACCAGCCTGCAAGTGATTCCGGTCGCAGGCCATGACAGCATGCTGCTCAATCTCAGCGGCGCCCACGGCCCTTTCTTTACCCGCAACATCGTGATTCTCAAAGACAGCAGCGGCAATACCGGCGTCGGCGAAGTGCCGGGCGGCGAGCGTATCCGCGAAACCTTGGAAGACGCCCGCAGCTTGGTGGTGGGCCAGCCCATCGGCAACTACCAGAGCATTCTCAACCAGATGCGCACCACCTTCGCCGCCCGCGACGCAGCAGGCCGGGGCCTGCAAACCTTTGACCTGCGCATCACCATCCACGCAGTAACGGCGATGGAAGCCGCCTTGCTCGACCTGCTCGGTCAGTTCCTTGAAGTTCCAATCGCCGCCTTGCTCGGCGAAGGCCAGCAGCGCGACGCGGTGAAGATGCTGGGTTATCTGTTTTACATCGGCGACCGCCAGCAAACCGACCTGGCGTACCGCAGCGAGGCGGATGCCCATGACTGGTTCCGCTTGCGTCATGAAAAGGCCATGACCCCAGACGCCGTGGTGCGTCTAGCTGAAGCGGCGCAAGCCAAATATGGCTTTAACGACTTCAAGCTCAAGGGCGGCGTACTGCGTGGTGCCGAAGAAATTGAAGCAGTAACAGCCCTGGCTGAACGCTTCCCGAATGCCCGCATCACCCTGGACCCGAATGGCGCGTGGTCGCTGAAAGAGGCCATCGCCTTATGCCGCGACCAGCATCACGTATTGGCCTATGCCGAAGACCCGTGCGGCGCTGAAAACGGCTACTCGGGCCGCGAAGTGATGGCCGAATTCCGGCGCGCCACCGGCCTGCCGACCGCCACCAACATGATCGCCACCGACTGGCGCGAAATGGGCCATGCGATTCAATTGCAATCGGTCGACATCCCGCTGGCCGACCCGCACTTCTGGACCATGCAAGGCTCGGTCCGGGTCGCCCAGATGTGCCACGAGTGGGGCCTGACCTGGGGTTCGCACTCCAACAACCACTTTGATATTTCGCTGGCCATGTTCACCCAGGTGGCCGCCGCCGCGCCGGGCGAAATCACCGCCATTGATACGCACTGGATCTGGCAGGACGGCCAGCGCCTGACCCGCGAGCCGCTGCAAATTGTCGACGGTCACGTCAAGGTACCGGCCAAACCCGGCTTGGGTGTAGAGATTGATATGGACGCCGTGGCCAACGCCCACGAACTTTATAAAGGCATGGGGCTGGGCGCACGGGACGATAGCGTCGCCATGCAGTTCATGATTCCCGGCTGGAAATTCGACAACAAAAAACCCTGTCTGGTGCGCTGA
- a CDS encoding DNA polymerase II, producing the protein MSLKPGFVLTRHWRDTPSGVEVELWLATDEGPQHVRLPLQTSVAFIPVAQRDQAQVVLKDERNVEFRDLALCDFQSRPVLGLYCRQHAQLIDIAQRLRRAGVDVFEADIRPPERFLMERFITAPVSFSGQPQADGLLLNTQMKPHPDYRPRLKLVSLDIETSAQGDLYSIALEGCGKRQVYMLGKATEADTPVDFDLEFCATRGELLQRLNQWLAVHDPDAIIGWNVVQFDMRVLHEHARRLGIPLLLGRGGSEMQWREHGTRKNHYFASAAGRLIIDGIESLRSATWSFTSFSLENVAQTLLGEGKDISTPYQRMDEINRMFVEDKPALARYNLKDCELVTRIFEKTELLTFLLERASVTGLEADRSGGSVAAFYHLYMPLMHRQGFVAPNLGDKPPQASPGGFVMESQPGLYESVLVLDYKSLYPSIIRTFLIDPLGLVEGLRQPDAEHSVPGFRGARFSRTRHCLPAIIERVANGREVAKRETNAPLSQALKIIMNAFYGVLGSSGCRFFDTRLASSITLRGHEIMLKTRALIEAQGFTVIYGDTDSTFVWLRSEHSEADASRIGRELVQHVNQWWQAHVRDEYGLTSALELQFETHYNRFLMPTIRGAEEGSKKRYAGLVVHTDGHREMVYKGLETVRSDWSPLAQQFQQALYLRIFNREPYQDYVRDFVRSTLAGEHDELLIYRKRLRRQLSDYERNVPPHVRAARLADEYNDQQGRPRQYQNGGSISYVITVAGPQPLENRTADVDYDHYLTRQLQPVADAILVFVDDDFSALVGGQMGLF; encoded by the coding sequence GTGAGTTTGAAACCAGGCTTTGTGCTGACCCGGCACTGGCGTGACACACCGTCGGGTGTCGAAGTTGAACTGTGGCTGGCCACCGACGAGGGGCCGCAGCACGTGCGTCTGCCGCTCCAGACTTCAGTGGCGTTTATCCCGGTGGCACAGCGTGATCAAGCTCAAGTGGTATTGAAGGATGAGCGCAACGTCGAGTTTCGTGATTTGGCGCTGTGCGATTTCCAGTCGCGTCCGGTGCTCGGTCTTTACTGTAGGCAACATGCCCAACTGATCGACATCGCCCAGCGCCTGCGCCGTGCCGGAGTTGATGTGTTTGAGGCCGACATCCGGCCTCCCGAGCGCTTTTTGATGGAGCGCTTCATCACCGCGCCGGTGAGCTTTAGCGGCCAGCCCCAGGCCGATGGCTTGCTGCTCAACACCCAGATGAAACCGCACCCTGACTATCGGCCGCGTTTGAAACTGGTGTCGCTGGACATTGAAACCAGTGCTCAGGGCGACCTGTACTCCATCGCCCTTGAAGGTTGTGGTAAGCGTCAGGTGTACATGCTTGGCAAGGCGACCGAAGCCGACACACCGGTGGATTTCGACCTTGAGTTCTGCGCCACCCGTGGCGAGTTGTTGCAACGCCTCAACCAATGGCTGGCCGTGCACGACCCCGATGCGATCATCGGCTGGAACGTGGTGCAGTTCGACATGCGGGTCTTGCATGAACATGCCCGGCGCTTGGGTATCCCGCTGTTGCTGGGGCGCGGGGGCAGCGAAATGCAGTGGCGCGAGCACGGCACCCGCAAAAACCATTACTTTGCCAGCGCCGCAGGGCGTTTGATCATCGACGGCATCGAATCGCTGCGTTCAGCAACGTGGTCGTTTACCTCGTTCAGCCTGGAAAACGTCGCCCAGACCTTGCTCGGCGAAGGCAAGGACATCAGCACCCCGTACCAGCGCATGGACGAGATCAACCGCATGTTCGTCGAGGACAAGCCCGCACTGGCGCGCTACAACCTCAAGGACTGCGAGTTGGTGACGCGCATCTTCGAAAAGACTGAGCTGCTGACCTTTTTGCTGGAGCGCGCCTCGGTCACGGGGCTGGAAGCGGATCGCAGCGGCGGCTCGGTGGCGGCGTTTTACCACTTGTACATGCCGCTGATGCACCGTCAGGGGTTTGTCGCGCCCAACCTCGGAGACAAACCGCCACAAGCCAGCCCCGGCGGTTTTGTCATGGAGTCGCAGCCAGGCTTGTACGAATCGGTGCTGGTGCTCGACTACAAAAGCCTCTATCCGTCGATCATTCGCACCTTTCTCATCGACCCGCTGGGGCTGGTCGAAGGCCTGCGCCAGCCTGACGCTGAACATTCGGTACCAGGTTTTCGCGGGGCGCGGTTTTCACGCACTCGGCATTGTCTGCCGGCCATCATCGAACGGGTTGCCAACGGGCGAGAAGTGGCCAAACGTGAGACGAACGCCCCGTTGTCCCAAGCCCTGAAAATCATCATGAACGCGTTTTATGGGGTGTTGGGCTCCAGCGGCTGCCGTTTCTTCGACACCCGGCTGGCCTCGTCAATCACCCTGCGTGGACACGAAATCATGCTCAAGACCCGGGCGCTGATCGAAGCGCAGGGTTTTACCGTGATCTATGGCGACACCGACTCCACGTTTGTCTGGTTGCGCAGCGAACACAGTGAGGCCGACGCCTCGCGTATCGGGCGCGAACTGGTGCAACACGTCAATCAATGGTGGCAAGCCCACGTGCGCGATGAGTACGGGCTCACCAGCGCGCTGGAATTGCAGTTTGAAACCCACTACAACCGGTTCTTGATGCCGACCATTCGTGGCGCCGAAGAAGGCAGCAAAAAGCGCTACGCAGGTTTGGTGGTGCATACGGACGGGCATCGGGAGATGGTCTACAAGGGGCTGGAAACCGTGCGCAGCGACTGGTCGCCGCTGGCTCAACAGTTTCAGCAGGCGCTGTACCTGCGCATCTTCAATCGCGAGCCGTATCAAGACTATGTGCGCGACTTTGTGCGCAGCACCCTGGCGGGCGAGCATGACGAACTGCTGATCTACCGCAAGCGCTTGCGTCGCCAATTGAGCGACTACGAACGCAACGTACCGCCCCATGTACGGGCCGCGCGGCTGGCCGATGAATACAACGACCAGCAGGGGCGGCCACGCCAGTACCAGAATGGCGGCAGCATCAGCTACGTCATCACCGTGGCGGGCCCGCAGCCGCTGGAAAACCGCACGGCTGACGTGGATTACGACCACTACCTGACGCGTCAACTACAACCGGTGGCCGACGCGATTCTGGTGTTCGTCGACGACGACTTCAGTGCGCTGGTGGGCGGCCAGATGGGCTTGTTTTAA